One Setaria viridis chromosome 5, Setaria_viridis_v4.0, whole genome shotgun sequence genomic region harbors:
- the LOC117855864 gene encoding uncharacterized protein, protein MNTEEGRLRLALLAAAPGAPADMPIDGLRRALAELPVAGGDNFSIRRFWPEQFLVTFTSQRARDAAMSAGSVPVGDTRFFFRPWTRLVRADSRILQFRVSLELDGVPAHAWSERTARAILSSSCWIEHVDDARTDMAKFKVQAWTHDPSCIPRRKRLLIAEHEQQVLYEDPVMQRVFGNLPPYLRQKKVLAYDVLIRLRHIADFRSRSPSPSPGPSLPSDDGDSWPDGNPDRDYGGSHGYGPRMHGFSTTPGVEDGNSPPAGGGASGIQLRDACRHLSPPRSAHAFKVLAEPRRRRDATVSTTGGGSVGIQSTAAATAVSALNGGPTALHASVGQNGGRTVPPPTDPVSPGAKSRDETEQAPHPAPTSSASPSVHEPEAPECPCPARMTQLQCPSTSPLNGSRAICTPTPAPAELSPEQYLPLYRAEDHDAREEDPMLLESLFSTGALSRSSASGDAQPSTALRPAHIPTPSAHPEQHRVTA, encoded by the coding sequence ATGAACACGGAGGAGGGTCGTCTGCGGTTGGCCTTACTTGCGGCGGCCCCGGGCGCACCGGCGGATATGCCCATCGATGGTCTGCGCCGCGCACTCGCCGAgctccccgtcgccggtggCGACAACTTCTCCATCCGGCGCTTCTGGCCTGAACAATTCCTGGTGACCTTCACCTCTCAGCGTGCAAGGGATGCTGCCATGAGCGCCGGAAGCGTCCCCGTCGGCGACACTCGCTTCTTCTTCCGGCCGTGGACGCGGCTAGTTCGTGCTGACTCGCGCATTCTCCAGTTCCGCGTCTCCCTGGAGCTGGACGGTGTTCCTGCGCACGCGTGGAGTGAACGTACTGCACGGGCGATCCTATCCTCCTCCTGCTGGATCGAGCACGTCGACGACGCGCGCACCGACATGGCCAAGTTCAAGGTGCAGGCGTGGACACATGACCCGAGCTGCATCCCTAGGAGGAAGCGGCTGCTCATCGCCGAGCATGAACAGCAGGTACTTTACGAGGATCCAGTGATGCAAAGAGTCTTTGGGAATCTCCCTCCATACTTGCGGCAAAAGAAAGTTCTGGCATACGATGTCCTAATTCGGTTGAGGCACATCGCCGATTTTCGTTCGAGATCTCCTTCCCCCTCGCCGGGACCTTCGCTGCCGTCCGATGATGGTGATTCCTGGCCAGACGGGAATCCGGACCGCGACTACGGTGGCTCTCACGGCTACGGGCCGCGGATGCACGGTTTCTCCACCACGCCCGGCGTTGAAGACGGCAACAGCCCGCCGGCCGGTGGGGGCGCATCGGGGATTCAGCTGAGGGATGCCTGTCGTCACCTTTCCCCACCCCGGTCGGCGCACGCGTTCAAGGTGCTTGCCGAgcctcggcggcggagggacGCCACCGTCAgcacgacgggcggcggctccGTTGGAATCCAGTCGACGGCAGCTGCCACGGCGGTGTCGGCCCTGAACGGCGGGCCAACGGCGCTACATGCGTCTGTGGGCCAGAACGGGGGGCGAACGGTGCCTCCCCCGACAGATCCCGTTTCCCCCGGAGCAAAATCCCGTGATGAGACCGAGCAAGCTCCTCACCCGGCCCCCACAAGCAGCGCGTCACCATCTGTGCACGAGCCCGAGGCGCCAGAGTGCCCATGCCCTGCGAGGATGACACAGCTACAGTGCCCGTCGACCTCACCTCTCAACGGCTCACGGGCCATCTGCACACCTACGCCTGCTCCCGCCGAGCTATCGCCGGAACAGTATCTGCCACTGTACCGCGCTGAAGACCATGATGCCCGCGAAGAGGATCCGATGCTGCTTGAATCTCTGTTTTCGACCGGCGCGCTTTCCCGCTCCTCCGCTTCGGGGGATGCGCAACCTTCCACGGCCCTGCGGCCTGCGCACATACCAACGCCGTCCGCGCACCCGGAGCAACACCGTGTCACAGCCTGA